The region TGGGCACTTTTCCGGCGGTTAGTATTTTGGGCAGTTAGAAGCTGGAAAATGATGTATTTTCTACATTCTTTCTTTTTAGAACAccaaccaaaattttatatcacaACCTGCACATTAATGGGTTAGGTCAGTGATAGATGGGGGCAAGACAAACACCCTACCAATATTCTTGGTGTTTTGATAACTTAACGCAAGACACAATGCGTCACATCAGCGAATTGTATTAAGCTTTGTTTAATTAACTAATAaaactaattaattaaaaatgtaagtttatttttttattaaaaagtaCAGTAATAGCTGGATCAAGCACAACCCAGATATAGAAAAAGGGGAATCCAAGTTCTAGTTTGTGGGTTCCAATAAAAATAACATGTACAAAGTCAACAAATaattgaataataaaaaattaacaaCGAATAAAATGCTTAGTGTTCACACAGCTAATTGTAGTTTATGTAGGTACAATTGTATAATAATTCAGTTTTGTTTAATCTAATTCTTCGATTTTGTCACACTGGGTATTATGTTAATGATTAATCATGAACGCCGGGACTATATTATTTACCGGTGTCTCCAAATGTGGTTACGTTTCAGGATCTCGATAAATTAATATTCGATAAACGAATAATTTTgtcataaaataaatatttttttccGGTTCCAATACAATAAAAACAGTATATTTTTTAACTTGATAAGtgaataattttaattaattaataaaatataacggtcccaaaaatatttatttatcgagATTTAACTGTATATATGAATTGAAAATGCAAAATTATTTCTTTATTAATATCGTCCTAAGATCTTGGATTCCATTGGCACGACTGCTAATGAGTATTATATGATTTaatcaaaaaaagaaaatttgaaataaTTAGTATAATTTTACGGAAACAGTGAAAcaaataaattgaaaaaatatTAGTTACAGATACGTTTTCATACAATCgaattaaaatatttgaaaaagtAGGCTCATTCATTATTTACGGAAATAGTGAAACAAATAAATCGAAAAAATATTAGTTACAGATACGTTTTCTTACAATCGAATTAAAATGTTTGAAAAAATAGGCTCATTCATTATTTTTAAACTCACCTCAAACTGTATATGAAATATCAGACTCCCTAAGCACTTAAGTATTTATTAAATAACTAATTGTTGTAATTTAGCAAAAAATTAAATTGTTTGTAATATTGTTAACAAAAGTCAACTCATGGTCAAACCTTTTGATAAAGATTTTGGTGCATTTTATTCCAGTAAGGCCCAAGTCAGATATAACTGGGCTGGACATGAGCAAATCCAATCCAAGTTAAATAATACACACTGAACAGAGAAAAGGTCCACAAGTCTATGATTCATGTGTGTTCTGGGAAATAGACTTTGGGCCTAGGGAAGCCTAAAAGTACTTCACTAGTGGCCctaaaaaaaacaagaaaaaccgGTAAAAATAAGAAGGCCTTATAGATTTGAGTCATTTTTTTTGACTAATTAGGCCCAAATTCGGGGGTTAGCAAGTATCAAATCCTGGGACATGGGACAGTAAAAGATAAATTTTTATCACTTAAGTTATCTCAAGATTTATCTTGGTTCACTGATTTGCAGGATATTGCGTGAGctcgtagggtttacccagtgcgcacccgaagggtagcggctgcgggttacctacgataaaaaaaagaTTTGAGTAATTTTTGGTGTCCTAGATAATCATTATGACTCATGAATCAGAGTCTGTCGTTTAAATGCGGTTTAAgttggttcacgtggtttgcaggatATTACGTGAGCCGTGGGTGCGCACTTCAGATAGCGGCTGCGGGTTCCGTACGATAAAAAAACCGAAAAAGGTGACTAGAAAAGAACAAAACAGAAAATAAAACTTCAGTTACACACTGAATTAATATTACAAAATTAAAGTACAATTAAATCTACAAATACTTAATTTCTGTAAGAAATCCACTTCTACAAGTCTTGTCCATGTCATGTTGTACCACATAGCTTCATAAGTGATCACTAGAATTTATACTCAAAGAATATATCATAGTCCCTAAAGATCTAAAAAGAGTAGCAAATAAATAAGTAGGAATACAGAAGAACAAAATTCTGTCTGAAGAAACGGTTGATTCTTCATTTACTCTGTTGTGTATTTAAAACTGTCATTACTCATTACACTTGTTCTTAAAAACCTATTTTTAGGGTTTCTTTTAGCTGATCAGTTTTGAAGAAGTTGAAGAGTGTGTTAGAAATGATGAAGAAAACTAGTCTTTGGATTTTTGTCTTCCTCATGACATGCTACTTGGGTATGTAAAACTCTCTCGTTTTTCGTGTTTTCGGTGTCTTGTTATGGTGCCGTGTTTCTGTTTCATAGAACGGTCACCAAATTTTATGAGTTTGGTGCATTTTTATTGGTAGAGTTGTTATAAATGCAGGGTccatcaatatttatgattagaGGACCGATCAAAATGATGATTAAAGGACCGATCAAAATGCACCAAACTCATGGGAATTAGTGCTTATTGTGTGCCCAGCCCTTGGGCACACCTGTTCATAGAATTAGCAGAGTAGGAATGTTTTGAAGGTCTTGCTTGGCGCGGAAAAGTGTTTATTAGCATGATATCTGCCACTGCTAGTGCTTTGAATTGATGGAAACGAGTCTCGAGTTTCTGCACTGTAGTATAATGTTTCGGGGTTAGCCTGTTATGAAAATTTCTCTGATCTTTGTGCTTGCATGCTTACTAATTGGTTACATTTTGATTACTGGTTTTTCATATGTGTTTATGTTAGAGAAATTTGATCAAGTTACTGCTAGTTCTAAACAACCCAGGCTTTGTGTTCTTGCTTTTCGCAACATATATTTTTGAGCTGCTGACAATAATTATTCTTGCAAATATGGTGAAAAATTACCTAGATAGTTTAACTGACAGTATCGAACCTCTGTTTTCTGTAATGTTAGTTTATTAGTGTTCATCGTTTTCTCTGTACGAGTTCTCGTGAGAACCAAACTGGAGGTGTAAATAAGAATCAGAAGAATTGAGTACTGGTCTTGTTGCTTTAACTGGAAGAAAGGTTATGAATAAAAATGTACTGCAGTACTTTAGAAACAAAGAGACACTTAGGTGCTTTGCTTCTTCATTGTATCTTATGCTAGTTATGCTAAAATTCCAAAAAGAAAAACACTAAATTAGTGAGGCAAAACTACATCATGCGAGCCCCAGGTTCTTTAGAGAATATAAGAGTAAGGTTGCATATGTCGGGACTTTCCCCAGAAACTGTCGATGTTAGAGCCTTGAGCAGTTGAGCTACTAGATATGGCCTTTTTAGcataaatttattttcataagagtaatttttattttttgaagTTAATATTGTGCAGTATGTATTCAAATCTTATGACATGAATATTGTTTGGTTTTTTTGTTATCATTTTCACCAGAGCACGACTGGATTGAATATAATGGCATAAGGTCCATTTCCAAACAATCGCCATCTGAGCTTTGATTAAAGTTTTGCAACTTCAGAATTATGAAGCATATTGATGATAAAACTACTAGTTCTGTCATTTTATGACAAAGCTAAAATCTGCTCTTTTTTGTCGTTTTTTGGTTCTCAGCCGATGCAGTAGAGTTAATGCCTGTTCAAGAGAAAACTGATGATAAAACTACTAGTTCTGTCATTTTATGACAAAGCTAAAATCTGTTCTTTTTTGTCGTATTTTGGTTCTCAGCCGATGCAGTAGAGTTAATGCCTGTTCAGGAGAAAACTGATATAACCAACTATCAACCAGTGCTAACACCACCAGAAGGCAACACAACATTCCTTGATGGAACAAGCTGGTGTGTTGCGCGGCCTGGGGCCTCTCAAGGAGATCTGCAGGATGCATTAGACTGGGCTTGCGGCATGGGAAAGACTGATTGTAGTCCGATTAAATCTGGCGGTCCATGCTTTGAACCGAATACACTTTTGTCCCATGCCTCTTTTGCTTTCAACAGCTATTACCAACAAAATGGGAATTCTGATATCGCCTGCAATTTTGGAGGAACTGCCACCTTAACTAAGAGAAACCCTAGTAAGGAATCCTCACTTTTTTTATCTGAATTTAAATGTGTTTTTTGGATTCTATCAATAATTAAAACTACAATTTACTTGATCATGAGCTCCATAAATAAAAGCGGCTCAGTGGTAGATTTACATTAACATATAAGCATGTTTGAAGTAAGATCTGATTGTGACTTGAAATGGTCTGAAAGCTATTCTGGCATAGCAGCAGTCTGTGTTGAGTAACTAGCAAGAGGAAGGTCCAACAGGATCTATATTTCTCTGCCAtcctgagctctgataccatgttgagtaaccagctcatctaaaatcTTAAGGTGTTAGAGAATGACCCAACCGCATCTATATTCTAACAGTCCGGAGATCAACTGCCAAGAATTTCAATATTCTAAATATTCATCTTGGACTGAAGTAAAATAGTATTCCACATTCGATTAATGGAAAAACTTGTACTACACAACGAGAAAACACATTCTCCTTTATACAATCTAACAGAGTAGTCTAATTCCACTCTTTAATCGTTTATTCTTAACTACAGGTTATGGAAAATGTGCTTACTCTACATCCGAGTAAGTCTAGAGTATGTGCACTCCAGAAATTGATAATTTTGCTCTTGACAATAACTTATTTCTAAATTTTGGTTGCACTAATGTTTTGGCTTCAGATCTTTACGAGCTTCGGCATCTGCATTGTCAAGGTACAGACAGAGGTTTATGCAATGGAAGTTATCTGGGATTCTGCTTCTCTTATACTTGGGTAGTTGATCTGTATAACACAATGTGACCATGTAAGATGTTCCCTTGTGAAGCAATCAGAGTTGCAAGTGTAGGATTAAATTTTGGtaaaattatttaggaaaatTAAAGCAGATGGGGAATATGTTTGGGAAATTAGCACTTTTTCAAAGGATTCTTAGCTTTTTTGTTGGTTTACTAATCAAATGTAAATTAGCCTCTGCAGCATCCTTTCACATTTATCCACTTTCATAGTTTGTATTGCTCACAAAAACTATGtgtacacaaataataataaaaactcATACAATAACAAATTTTACGTTCATACAAATATAAAAACTCACACAATACCAGATTTTTTGAGATACGTATTTACAAGTTGAGCACTCCGTACAGAGTGAAATGGAATACCGGTTATGCATTTGATCCAAATTACCAGTTGATGCAAAAATTTAGAATTAGTATATTTTATAATTTCTCTAAATTTTAAGGACCAAGAATTTCAGTGGTCTAATATTTCAGGAGTTTGCAAGTATGTAAATTGTTGTACATATAAGTGCAACTTCTCTTTTAAGCTTCTAGTTATAAATTGAAGTACAATTCTTGGAGTTAATGTTACTGCACTCCTTTGAAATTTCATAATAGtcttttaaattttaatttcgTTATTATGCATCTTCATCGAAGATTAAccagattatatatatataacagcATATGATCAATAATCAAATAATCCCAATTTTAAAGTTATGTAAATTTTTAAAAAACTGGTATAACCAACTATCAACCAGTTCTAACACCACCAGAAGGCAGCACAACATTCCTTGATGAAACAAGCTGGTGTGTCCCGGGGTCACGCAAGGAGAGTGTAAAACTTAGGGGGTGTATTCAATTGAGATTTTGAAAGATTTTTAAGGATTTTAGAAATTACTGGGTATTCAATCTAGAttttaaataatccttcaaaATTTGAAGGTATTCAACAAGGATTagaaaaaatcttttaaaatctgagtgtattcaatttaggttttaaaaagtcaatcaaaatttggtggtattcaatttggattttaaaaaatccatcaaaatctgatggtattcaaaagtccatggattttcttttatttaaaaaaattatggattttgatggatttgataggacatttttaatatcttgaaatctcttcaaaatacatgagattttgatggatttctAAAAAACTCCACAAAATCTGCAAGACTCTACAAGATTTTGGATCAATTCCATCAAAATCCAAGAagaattaaaatcaacaaaaattCTTTAAAATCCATGAATTATTAACAATActttaaaatctgaaatgaatACACTCCCTAAGTATCGTATTGATACAAGTTGAATATATTTATATGAATCATACATGTTATAACTGGGAATTTATAGAAATGAAATGATAAATACAATAAGTGATaaaaataagatttaattaagTGATAAACTAAAGAATACGCTATATACAAATAACTAATATCTAACTGTAGGGATTTAGTGATAAACTTCCCGGAATGTAGGATATGAACTCTTCTAATTTGTTATTATTGACTAGGTCGTGTCCATATGCGAGTTGTTGTTGTACACTTGGATAATACATGTAATACCCCCTTAAGTTGGAGAGGGAGAAGCGTGAAGACGAACTCCCAACTTACTAGCTAATTTGTGGAATTGGTCTGCACCGAGGggttttgtgaaaatatcggCAAACTTGTTTTTGGAAGCAATTTGTGTTGGTGAAATGAGACCGGAGAGCACCTTTTCACGAACAAAATAGCAATCGAGTTCAATGTGTTTGGCGCGTTCATTAAAGACGGGATTAGCAGAAATGTGAATGGCTGCTTCGTTGTCACAGTAGACTGGAACCGGTGCAGTAAAAGAAATACCTAGATCGGTGAAAAAATAATGGAGCCATTGAATTTCAGAAGCGAGATTGGATAAGGCTCGATATTCTGCTTCAGCTGATGAGTGAGAAATTGTAGGCTGTCGTTTAGACTTCCAAGATACTCCATCCGTCCCACTGGATTCTTAAATTGGGGGACGGGGTATCGCCACGCATTTTAAGGCTCCCGTAAAACATGttttcctaaataattttaaatattattttcttttaaataaaattatgatgtttaaacttttatacagaaaaaaaaattctaaaaataaattatagaactatactttatagtagccttaaaatgcgtgtcaagcATGAGTAAAAAGTATGTAAAGAATCcaatgggacggagggagtattggACTAGCACCAAACATAGTAAAATAGCCAGTAGTAGAGCGACGGGTTGTTGGACATCCTGCCCAATCTGAATCAATGTAACCTTGCAAATGAACGTTACTGAATGAAGAAAGGAATAAACCATGATTAAGAGTTCCCTTTAGATAATGAAGAATGCGAAATGCATCATCCTTATGAGAAGTTCGAGGGTGCTGCACAAACTAGCTTAAATAATTGACCGAAAATGAGATGTCGGGTCTAGTGACAATAAGATAGATTAGTCTGCCTCTTAAGCGGGGATAAGTACTCGGATCTGGAAGTGGATCACCGGTGAATGGAAGTAATTTGAGATGTTGTTCCATCGGAAAAGATGAAGATGTGGTGTTGAAAAAATCATAATCATGAAGTATGTCAATGATGTATTTACGTTGACATAAAAATATGCCAGAAGATGATCTTGAAACTTCCATCCCGAGAAAATAATGCAGATTTCCACGGTTTTTGATAGAAAATTTTGATTCAAGGTAAAAGATTAATGAAAAGATAAATACATTACCGGAACCTGTGATGATATTATCATCAACATAAACAAGGACATATATAGCCATAGTGTCAGTTTTATAGAAAAACAAGGAGCACGAGATTGATGAAAACCTTGGTCGAGAAGTGTTAAAATATAAGATCCTGGAAAGGGCCATTCTCCAAAACCTTGATGTTCTAGAGTAACTGGTTCCTTGACATGGTATCAGAGGTCAGGCCGGCAGAGGAATCAGGTTCGATCCCTGCCAGCCCCAATATTTCTCACAATTTATGAGGGACACGAAAGGCAAATTTATGCCCCAAAGATGGGCGCCCGTGATTtactcttcgacccataaatgggctcTCGAGTGAGGGGGAATATTAGAATATAAGATCCTGGAAAGGGCCATTATCTAAAATCTTGAGATTCTAGAGTAACTGGTTCTTTGACATGGAGATCAGATGACTTGTAGAGATTTGTGGGCAGTTAAGAGATGATTTATACAGTCCTTTATTATGGGAATAATGTCAGGGATCTGTTTTATTAATTCCAGATTTGATGATGATATGATTTCTAGTCTGTTGGGATTATTGTATGTCAAGAATAAGCCTGTATAATCTGAGACTCCTCTTATATATGATAAGCAAGAATAATACAATAAAAATGTTTTATCAAGCTTCTCTTCTGTGCCATTGttacatggtatcagagcaaggcTATTGTTGAAAGAAAAAAACACCATGACACGCTATAGACAGGCCCTTACCGGATCAAGAAAGGACAGAAATGATGAAGCTGTTGTGGAATCATCTCAACTACCTAAACTTGCTATTAATCCCATTGATAACTCTACCCTTCCCCTTCAGATTACTCCCTTCAAACTAAATGAAAAAAATTATCTTCAATGGTCAAGATTTGTACAAATGGTTATACGATGAAGAGGAAAAACTGGGTTTCTTGATGGTTCGCTAAAGAAACCAAGTTCAACTAATCCTTCGTACAATACGTGGGACACTCAAAATGCTTTGGTGATGTCCTGGCTCATCAACTCCATGGAGGAACAAATTGGGTCATTATATTTGGTCCACTCCATAGCCAAGGTCATTTGGGACAAGGTGAAAGTTTCATACGCTAATTTGGATAATTCAGTACAGTTGTGTGAATTAAGAGATAAAGCCAGAGATCTCAAACAAGGAAGTATGGACGTCATAGAGTACTAAACAACTCTTACCAAGTTATGGCAGGAGCTGGATATATTTGAGCCAAATGACTGGTACAGTGATTGTGTAGGCAAATATGCAGAACTTGTTGGAAACACCCGTACTTTTGACTTACTAGCTGGATTGAACAAGGATCTAGATGAGGTCCACGGAAGAATGATAGGAATGCGACCACTGCCTCAAATTAAAGAAGTCTTCGCTGAAGTTTGAAGGGAGGAAAGTAGACGGAAAATTATGCTTGGTGATCCTAAATCTACTATTCAATCAGAGGCTTCTACACTTGTCTCTAAGAGTTATGATCAGATGCGAAAATCCGAATTC is a window of Apium graveolens cultivar Ventura chromosome 11, ASM990537v1, whole genome shotgun sequence DNA encoding:
- the LOC141697941 gene encoding major pollen allergen Ole e 10-like isoform X2, which translates into the protein MMKKTSLWIFVFLMTCYLADAVELMPVQEKTDITNYQPVLTPPEGNTTFLDGTSWCVARPGASQGDLQDALDWACGMGKTDCSPIKSGGPCFEPNTLLSHASFAFNSYYQQNGNSDIACNFGGTATLTKRNPNLYELRHLHCQGTDRGLCNGSYLGFCFSYTWVVDLYNTM
- the LOC141697941 gene encoding major pollen allergen Ole e 10-like isoform X1; the encoded protein is MMKKTSLWIFVFLMTCYLADAVELMPVQEKTDITNYQPVLTPPEGNTTFLDGTSWCVARPGASQGDLQDALDWACGMGKTDCSPIKSGGPCFEPNTLLSHASFAFNSYYQQNGNSDIACNFGGTATLTKRNPSYGKCAYSTSESLRASASALSRYRQRFMQWKLSGILLLLYLGS